One Cohnella candidum genomic region harbors:
- the hcp gene encoding hydroxylamine reductase yields MFCHQCEQTPSGGCKVIGVCGKDETIASLQDTTIFALKGIAAYATHARQLGYSDPEVDRVTQEALYLTLTNSNFNLQEHLDMAMKVGGAAVRIMDALDRAHTEHFGIPQPVKVSQNKIEGKAIVVTGHNLYALEELLKQTEGKGINIYTHSEMLPAHGYPELKKYANLKGNIGKAWYDQRRLFEKFPGAILATTNCVMPIKGSYADRFFSYEVAGLEGVTKIVGEDFTPLIDRALSLPAADIESDQVLTTGYHHETVIGLAPEIIDAVKAGKIKRFFVIAGCDAPGTGGNYYRELATSLPNDTVILTTSCGKFRFNDVDYGTVADTGIPRYIDLGQCNNSGSTVKIALALADAFGCSVNELPVSIVLSWFEQKAVAILLGLFSLGIQDIRIGPKAPKFISQGVMDVLVEKFGLKLIGDAQTDMAEMLGIH; encoded by the coding sequence ATGTTTTGCCATCAATGTGAACAAACGCCTTCCGGAGGCTGCAAGGTTATCGGGGTATGCGGGAAGGATGAGACGATCGCGAGTCTGCAGGATACGACTATCTTTGCGCTCAAGGGGATCGCGGCTTACGCGACGCATGCGAGACAACTCGGTTACTCGGATCCTGAGGTGGATCGGGTCACGCAAGAGGCGCTGTATTTGACGCTGACCAACTCCAACTTCAATTTGCAGGAACATCTCGACATGGCGATGAAAGTCGGGGGAGCGGCTGTCCGCATCATGGATGCGTTGGATCGCGCACATACGGAACATTTCGGCATCCCGCAGCCGGTCAAGGTATCCCAAAACAAAATCGAAGGCAAAGCCATCGTCGTCACGGGACACAATTTGTACGCCCTCGAGGAACTGTTGAAGCAGACGGAGGGCAAGGGGATCAACATTTATACGCACTCCGAGATGCTCCCCGCTCACGGCTATCCGGAATTGAAAAAATACGCCAACCTGAAGGGGAACATCGGCAAGGCCTGGTACGATCAGCGGCGTTTGTTCGAGAAATTCCCAGGCGCGATTTTGGCAACGACCAATTGCGTCATGCCGATCAAGGGTTCCTATGCGGACCGCTTCTTCTCCTATGAAGTTGCCGGTCTGGAAGGAGTAACGAAGATCGTCGGAGAGGACTTCACCCCGCTGATCGATCGAGCCTTGTCCCTGCCTGCCGCCGACATTGAATCGGATCAGGTGCTGACAACCGGCTATCACCATGAGACGGTCATCGGCCTGGCTCCGGAAATCATCGATGCCGTGAAGGCCGGTAAAATTAAGCGGTTCTTCGTCATTGCAGGTTGCGACGCTCCGGGCACCGGCGGGAACTATTACCGGGAGCTGGCGACTTCGCTGCCGAACGATACCGTCATTCTCACGACGAGCTGCGGCAAGTTCCGGTTCAACGACGTGGATTACGGAACGGTTGCGGACACCGGAATCCCGCGTTATATCGATCTTGGCCAATGCAACAATTCCGGGTCGACCGTCAAAATCGCCCTTGCCCTCGCAGACGCCTTCGGCTGCAGCGTCAACGAGCTGCCGGTCAGCATCGTCCTTTCCTGGTTTGAGCAGAAGGCCGTCGCGATCTTGCTCGGACTGTTCAGCTTAGGGATCCAAGACATCCGCATTGGGCCCAAGGCGCCGAAGTTTATCTCTCAAGGCGTGATGGACGTGTTGGTCGAAAAATTCGGATTGAAGCTCATCGGAGATGCGCAAACCGACATGGCTGAGATGCTCGGAATCCACTGA
- a CDS encoding NAD(P)-dependent oxidoreductase has protein sequence MNLLILGATGRVGSQIVTHALHDGHQVTVLVRTPEKIQINNENLSILQGNVLNKNDIVRAMHGIDVVISALNTDGTTTLTESMPFIIEAMEHDGIQRIITIGTAGILQSRTTPDSLRYQSSESKRKSVRAALEHHKVYDLLNQSTLDWTIVCPTYLPDGERIGKYRVERDFLPEGGVEISVSDTAEFTYNQIKTSDYIKSRVGIAY, from the coding sequence ATGAATCTATTAATTTTAGGCGCAACCGGACGAGTTGGAAGTCAAATCGTTACGCATGCCCTGCATGACGGACATCAGGTGACTGTATTGGTTCGCACACCGGAAAAGATTCAAATCAACAATGAAAATTTATCTATTTTACAGGGCAATGTTTTAAATAAAAACGATATCGTCCGCGCCATGCATGGGATTGATGTCGTGATTAGCGCGCTCAATACGGATGGGACAACCACGCTAACGGAAAGCATGCCGTTCATCATCGAAGCCATGGAACACGATGGTATACAACGAATCATAACGATAGGGACTGCAGGCATTCTGCAAAGCAGAACAACCCCAGATTCCCTGCGTTATCAGTCCAGTGAATCCAAGCGCAAATCCGTCCGTGCAGCGCTCGAACATCATAAAGTTTACGATCTGCTTAACCAATCGACACTGGATTGGACCATTGTCTGTCCTACGTATTTGCCTGACGGAGAAAGAATAGGCAAATACCGCGTAGAACGTGATTTCTTGCCTGAGGGCGGAGTTGAAATCTCCGTTTCGGATACTGCGGAGTTTACATATAACCAGATAAAAACGAGCGATTATATAAAGTCACGCGTAGGTATCGCCTACTAA
- a CDS encoding DUF5107 domain-containing protein, which translates to MSIQEKISAGHQVVRVWEEDKEIPTYGTGEPDRNPMFLEKRVYQGSSGRVYPHPVIDKIEDEKKPKAYRLAILENEYVRIEIMPEIGGRIYRALDKTNDYDFVYYNRVIKPALVGLAGPWISGGIEFNWPQHHRPNTYGPVEYRLAENEDGSATVWVSEIDRMYGTKVTAGFTLRPGKAYLEISAQLYNRTPEPQTFLWWANPAVAVNDHTQSVFPPDVTAVFDHGKRDVSRFPIATGTYYKMDYSEGVDISRYKNIPVPTSYMAYKSDYNFVGGYDHGVQAGLLHVANHHISPGKKQWTWGNGEFGQAWDRNLTDEDGPYIELMTGVYTDNQPDFTWLQPYEEKTFTQYFMPYKDIGVVKNATIDAAVNLEVDESARTAIVLVYATSVFKEASVELKGKRRVYALETVVLSPNNTFKSILPLDEEDLAHDLKVTVRDSEGRILVSYRPAKPSIEQVPDAAKPLPEPKDLQTNEQLYLAGLHLEQYRHATFEPEAYYLEGLKRDPGDIRINVAYGTLLLRRGLFAQAESRFRTAVKSLTWRNPNPYDSEAYYQLGVSLKLQRRLDEAFAALYKSVWSAAWQDPGYFTLAQIASEKKAYGEALELVERSLIRNSRNYKARHLKSALLRKLGRYAESIAFSEETLRLDVADFGAANERISALTAAGQVESAGQARVELARLMREDAHNYLNLASDYAGCGLYEEAADVLERVAASVGTDGYPMLHYALAYVLERSGDSAEAAVQRRAGHDAVPDYCFPNSLFDLLVLESAVAADPSDDKACYYLANLLYDKKRPEESIRLWETSVSLFDGFATPHRNLALAYYNKSNDPVSAQKALEKAFACNTSDARVFYELDQLYKKIGFSAASRLEKLERYRELVEKRDDLYVEYVTLLNLLGRHSDAAAAIARRNFHPWEGGEGKVTGQYVLAHVELGKQSLQQGMFEQAVELLSRALVYPDNLGEGKLTGAQENNVYYYLGNAYEGMGQTEKAAECWAIASQGLEEPASAMFYNDQPPDMIFYQGLAWLKLGVGKEAKRRFNKLIDYAEKHLFDDVKIDYFAVSLPDFLVFEDDLNKRNRIHCLYMLALGLLGLARTAEAKVKLSEVLQLETNHQGARIHQAMCQ; encoded by the coding sequence ATGAGTATTCAGGAGAAAATCTCGGCCGGCCATCAGGTCGTGCGCGTATGGGAAGAGGATAAAGAAATCCCGACGTACGGCACCGGCGAACCGGACAGAAACCCGATGTTCTTGGAGAAGCGTGTCTATCAGGGAAGCTCCGGCCGCGTATATCCGCATCCGGTTATCGATAAAATCGAGGACGAAAAAAAGCCGAAAGCTTACCGGCTCGCCATACTCGAAAACGAATACGTGCGAATTGAAATCATGCCGGAAATCGGCGGCCGGATTTATCGGGCGCTGGACAAAACGAACGATTATGATTTCGTCTATTACAACCGGGTGATCAAGCCTGCGCTTGTCGGCCTTGCCGGTCCTTGGATCTCCGGCGGGATCGAGTTCAACTGGCCCCAGCACCACCGCCCGAATACTTACGGACCGGTCGAATACCGGCTGGCCGAAAATGAGGACGGAAGCGCCACGGTGTGGGTAAGCGAGATCGACCGGATGTACGGCACCAAAGTGACGGCAGGCTTCACGCTCCGTCCCGGCAAAGCCTATCTCGAAATTTCCGCCCAGCTGTATAACCGGACTCCGGAACCGCAAACATTCCTGTGGTGGGCGAACCCGGCGGTGGCGGTCAACGACCACACGCAATCCGTATTTCCTCCGGACGTCACGGCCGTATTCGACCACGGCAAACGCGACGTGTCCCGATTCCCGATCGCGACGGGCACCTATTACAAAATGGACTATTCGGAAGGCGTCGACATCTCCCGGTACAAGAACATCCCGGTTCCGACGTCCTACATGGCCTATAAATCGGATTACAATTTCGTCGGCGGTTACGACCATGGCGTCCAGGCGGGTTTGCTGCACGTGGCAAACCACCACATCTCGCCCGGCAAGAAGCAATGGACTTGGGGCAACGGGGAATTCGGCCAAGCCTGGGACCGCAACCTGACGGACGAAGACGGCCCGTACATCGAGCTCATGACCGGCGTCTATACGGATAACCAGCCCGACTTCACGTGGCTGCAGCCTTACGAAGAGAAGACGTTCACGCAATATTTCATGCCTTATAAGGACATCGGCGTCGTTAAAAATGCTACGATCGACGCGGCAGTTAACCTGGAGGTCGACGAGTCCGCCCGCACGGCTATCGTGTTGGTGTATGCGACCTCCGTATTTAAAGAGGCGTCCGTTGAGTTGAAGGGCAAACGGCGGGTTTATGCGCTCGAGACCGTCGTATTGTCTCCGAATAACACCTTTAAGTCCATCTTGCCCCTGGATGAAGAAGATCTGGCGCATGATCTCAAGGTAACGGTCCGTGACTCGGAAGGCCGTATTCTGGTATCCTACCGACCCGCTAAACCTTCCATCGAGCAGGTTCCGGATGCCGCAAAACCGCTGCCCGAGCCGAAGGATCTCCAAACGAACGAGCAGCTTTACCTGGCAGGTTTGCACCTGGAGCAATACCGGCATGCCACCTTCGAACCGGAAGCTTATTATTTGGAGGGATTGAAACGCGATCCCGGAGATATCCGGATCAACGTGGCTTACGGAACGCTTCTGCTCCGTCGCGGACTGTTCGCACAGGCGGAAAGCCGCTTCCGCACGGCGGTCAAATCCTTGACCTGGCGCAACCCGAATCCTTACGACAGCGAGGCCTATTACCAGCTTGGAGTGTCCTTGAAGCTGCAACGGCGCCTGGACGAAGCATTCGCCGCTCTGTACAAATCCGTATGGTCCGCCGCTTGGCAGGATCCGGGCTACTTTACGCTTGCACAAATCGCAAGCGAGAAGAAAGCTTACGGCGAAGCGCTGGAGCTCGTGGAACGTTCCTTAATCCGCAATTCGCGCAACTACAAGGCACGGCACCTGAAGTCCGCGCTGTTGCGCAAGCTGGGCCGTTACGCGGAATCGATCGCATTTTCGGAAGAAACGCTGCGGCTCGACGTCGCCGATTTCGGCGCCGCCAACGAAAGAATCTCCGCATTGACGGCCGCCGGCCAAGTCGAATCCGCGGGCCAAGCGAGAGTCGAACTTGCGAGGCTCATGCGGGAAGATGCCCATAACTATTTGAACTTGGCGTCCGATTACGCTGGATGCGGATTGTATGAAGAAGCGGCGGACGTTCTCGAGCGGGTTGCGGCGTCGGTTGGAACCGATGGATACCCCATGCTGCATTATGCGTTGGCTTACGTGCTGGAGAGATCCGGTGACTCCGCGGAAGCCGCTGTCCAGCGCCGAGCCGGTCATGACGCGGTTCCGGATTATTGCTTCCCGAACAGCCTGTTCGATCTGCTTGTGCTCGAAAGCGCGGTTGCGGCCGATCCTTCGGACGACAAAGCCTGCTATTACCTGGCTAACCTGCTGTACGACAAGAAACGCCCGGAAGAATCGATCCGTTTGTGGGAAACTTCCGTTTCGCTGTTTGACGGCTTCGCGACCCCGCATCGGAATCTGGCGCTTGCCTACTACAATAAGAGCAATGATCCTGTATCGGCGCAAAAGGCATTGGAAAAAGCGTTTGCCTGCAATACCTCGGACGCCCGCGTATTTTATGAACTGGACCAACTGTACAAGAAAATCGGCTTCTCCGCAGCAAGCCGTCTGGAGAAGCTGGAGCGTTATAGGGAATTGGTCGAAAAACGCGACGATCTGTACGTGGAATATGTAACGCTGCTTAACCTGCTCGGAAGGCATTCGGATGCCGCAGCCGCCATTGCCCGCCGGAATTTCCATCCATGGGAAGGCGGAGAAGGCAAGGTGACCGGCCAATACGTGCTGGCCCATGTCGAACTCGGCAAACAGTCTCTCCAGCAAGGGATGTTCGAGCAAGCGGTGGAACTGCTTAGCCGCGCGCTGGTTTACCCGGACAACTTAGGGGAAGGCAAGCTGACCGGCGCACAAGAGAACAATGTTTACTATTATCTCGGAAATGCCTACGAAGGAATGGGGCAAACCGAAAAGGCAGCGGAGTGCTGGGCGATCGCTTCGCAAGGGCTGGAGGAACCGGCCAGCGCGATGTTCTACAATGATCAGCCGCCGGACATGATTTTCTACCAAGGCTTGGCTTGGCTGAAGCTGGGCGTCGGCAAGGAAGCCAAACGGCGGTTCAACAAATTGATCGACTATGCCGAGAAGCATCTGTTCGACGACGTGAAAATCGATTATTTCGCGGTCTCTCTGCCGGACTTCCTCGTGTTCGAGGATGACCTGAACAAGAGAAACCGGATCCATTGCCTTTACATGCTGGCGCTTGGATTGCTTGGCTTGGCGCGAACGGCGGAAGCAAAGGTGAAGCTGAGCGAAGTGCTCCAATTGGAAACCAACCATCAAGGAGCGCGGATTCATCAGGCCATGTGCCAATAA
- a CDS encoding AraC family transcriptional regulator encodes METIRIPEGFDSQRLFIQPEYMQNELQTHELTRSFYVSDIGYFPQARFHYRERHEGCDSHIFIYCVEGEGWIEWNGGDRQVRIGNRQLAVIPAGTPHRYGADTDNPWTIYWFHLKGDHATQLIRAYGMDSGPLSLPLGTHAQWLEHFEQCFALLTDKTYSLPGQIHVSQTVRHLLSAIGISAGISTKDKKRERYLEQAIRYMTDRLNDSVTLPELSKHTGLSKQHLNYLFKKETGCPPVDYFLRMKMQRAGQMLDLTDLSVKEVCGAVGISDPYYFSRLFKKMMGVSPTEYRSIPKG; translated from the coding sequence ATGGAAACGATTCGGATACCGGAAGGCTTCGACTCGCAGAGACTGTTCATCCAGCCCGAATACATGCAGAACGAGCTTCAAACCCACGAGCTTACCCGGTCGTTCTATGTAAGCGACATCGGTTATTTTCCGCAGGCCCGATTTCATTACCGGGAAAGACACGAAGGCTGCGACTCCCATATCTTCATTTACTGCGTGGAAGGAGAAGGCTGGATCGAATGGAACGGCGGCGACCGGCAGGTACGGATCGGGAACCGCCAGCTTGCCGTCATTCCCGCCGGGACGCCCCACCGCTACGGTGCTGACACCGACAACCCCTGGACCATTTATTGGTTTCATTTGAAAGGAGATCATGCCACGCAACTGATTCGGGCATACGGCATGGATTCAGGTCCCCTGTCTCTTCCGCTCGGTACGCACGCTCAGTGGCTGGAGCATTTCGAGCAATGCTTCGCTCTCCTGACGGACAAAACGTATTCTTTGCCCGGCCAAATTCACGTCTCTCAAACCGTGCGGCATCTTCTTAGTGCTATAGGCATCAGCGCCGGCATCTCGACAAAGGACAAAAAAAGGGAACGTTATCTGGAGCAAGCCATCCGGTACATGACCGACCGGCTGAACGACTCCGTAACGCTCCCTGAGCTATCTAAGCACACGGGTCTTTCGAAACAGCATCTCAACTATTTGTTCAAAAAAGAAACGGGCTGTCCGCCCGTCGATTACTTCTTGAGGATGAAAATGCAACGCGCCGGCCAAATGCTAGACTTGACCGACCTGAGCGTGAAGGAAGTCTGCGGTGCCGTGGGGATCTCCGACCCCTATTACTTTTCCCGGCTGTTCAAAAAAATGATGGGTGTCTCTCCTACCGAATACCGAAGCATCCCCAAAGGATAA
- a CDS encoding phytanoyl-CoA dioxygenase family protein: MPKLQALTEEQMRQFETEGYLIVKGVFRPEEVEEIRKTFDEIAQTTVPGYFEPDFQTETDDPLKRYPRVLHPHRFNPLAKQYMLHPGVLAILKELYGEEALAAQSMFYYKPPGSRGQALHQDNFYLKVEPGNCIAAWTAIDRCDEENGCMLLVPKTNHYDIVCPETSDSAESFTSHYVKPPKEEKPIPALMEPGDVLFFNGNLIHGSYRNKSKERFRRAFICHYANASATHIGHWYNPIYRADGTELELESNPDGGPCGIEIPPYH, translated from the coding sequence ATGCCAAAACTGCAGGCATTGACGGAAGAACAGATGAGGCAGTTCGAGACCGAGGGATATTTGATCGTAAAAGGGGTTTTTCGGCCGGAAGAGGTGGAGGAGATCCGGAAGACATTTGATGAAATTGCCCAAACAACCGTACCGGGTTACTTCGAACCCGACTTCCAAACCGAGACGGACGATCCCCTCAAACGGTATCCGCGGGTGCTGCACCCGCACCGGTTCAATCCTTTGGCCAAGCAATATATGCTGCACCCTGGCGTGCTGGCCATTCTGAAGGAGTTATACGGTGAGGAGGCGCTGGCGGCCCAAAGCATGTTCTATTACAAGCCGCCCGGCTCGCGAGGGCAGGCTCTTCATCAGGACAATTTCTACTTGAAAGTGGAACCGGGAAACTGCATCGCGGCCTGGACGGCCATTGACCGTTGCGATGAAGAGAACGGCTGTATGCTGTTGGTGCCGAAGACGAATCATTACGACATCGTCTGTCCGGAGACGTCGGACTCTGCGGAATCGTTCACGTCGCACTACGTGAAGCCTCCGAAGGAAGAGAAGCCGATCCCTGCCCTCATGGAGCCTGGAGACGTTTTATTCTTCAACGGCAATCTGATTCACGGCTCCTATCGCAATAAATCGAAGGAAAGATTCCGCCGTGCCTTCATCTGCCATTACGCGAATGCCAGCGCGACCCATATCGGACATTGGTACAATCCGATCTATCGTGCCGACGGTACGGAGTTGGAGCTGGAGAGCAATCCGGACGGCGGGCCTTGCGGCATTGAAATCCCACCCTACCATTAA
- a CDS encoding helix-turn-helix domain-containing protein — MKEHSYGGIMTGHFYENDSYGIKRPDGMDNWLIAYTLEGEGFFRTPSGEKSCGPGEIALLRKGVPHAYGTQPGNFWHFMWAHFDRLPETGLLPDEEALICKIPSGELQRRILRIFRTLVRDSRERGGYWQELCENQLSSILLLTADQLTEQLDPRVSQVKRLLSARMKEPLSVNELASSVGLSASRLSHLFKSETGGSVLDTLNAMRLEQAALLMVHAGRTASEAAYDVGFQSYNHFAALFRKRFGKSPNAYRKDIEKNRMEPSAPRD; from the coding sequence ATGAAGGAACATTCGTACGGCGGGATCATGACGGGGCATTTTTACGAAAACGACAGCTATGGGATAAAGAGGCCGGATGGAATGGACAATTGGCTGATCGCGTATACGCTTGAAGGGGAAGGCTTCTTCCGAACGCCTTCCGGAGAAAAAAGCTGCGGTCCAGGGGAAATCGCCCTATTACGGAAAGGAGTGCCCCATGCTTATGGAACGCAACCGGGGAACTTCTGGCATTTCATGTGGGCTCATTTTGACAGGCTGCCGGAAACGGGGCTTTTGCCGGATGAAGAAGCGCTGATTTGCAAAATCCCTTCAGGCGAGCTTCAGAGGCGCATATTGCGTATTTTCCGTACCTTGGTCCGGGATTCCCGCGAGAGAGGCGGCTATTGGCAAGAGCTGTGCGAGAACCAACTGAGCAGCATCCTGCTGCTCACCGCGGATCAGTTGACCGAACAGCTGGATCCGAGAGTCAGCCAGGTCAAGCGCCTGCTTAGCGCGAGGATGAAGGAACCTCTCTCCGTGAATGAGTTGGCGTCCTCCGTCGGATTGTCCGCTTCCCGACTCTCCCATCTCTTCAAATCGGAAACCGGCGGTTCCGTGCTTGATACGTTGAATGCGATGAGGCTCGAACAAGCTGCCCTGTTGATGGTCCATGCCGGCCGGACGGCATCCGAAGCGGCGTATGACGTCGGCTTCCAAAGCTATAACCACTTTGCCGCTTTGTTCCGCAAACGGTTTGGGAAGAGTCCTAACGCGTATCGCAAGGATATAGAAAAAAATCGCATGGAGCCGAGCGCTCCACGCGATTGA
- a CDS encoding MFS transporter: MDKQNSQYRWVVFAAVLFTYLLIVTQRTAPGLISDQLMNEFHVTASTIGLLASVQFLAYAGLQIPVGIFSDRFGPNRFLIAGTLLNGIGTIIYSLAPNESILLMARLLVGIGDSTIWINLVLILSQWFKAKEFIGLIGMAGVSGSLGFLTATVPFSLWIAATSWHVPFLITGCILCLVGILLYFVLVVNTRKMTKATPSNMASSGKEKLKREPTLVLLRRIFAQRQTWATFFCHFGLVGTYVGFIGSWAVPYGMHVYGMSRSGASQLIMIGLFGAILGAPLSSWISGRLGSIKRPYTVVHVVVFLSWGIIFLSGGKPPFMLLAVLFFLIGFGNGASSLTFGVVRESFAVQEVGVVSGIANTGGFVSAVLLPSLFGKVLDHFQSSSVVTGYRYGILIIVCFTLIGLVGSVLIKERTLEDRQAAA, translated from the coding sequence TTGGACAAACAAAACAGTCAGTATCGTTGGGTCGTTTTTGCCGCCGTATTGTTTACTTATTTGCTCATCGTGACGCAGCGTACCGCTCCGGGACTCATTTCCGATCAGTTGATGAACGAGTTTCATGTTACGGCATCCACGATCGGTTTACTCGCCAGTGTCCAATTCCTCGCATATGCGGGTTTGCAAATTCCGGTGGGGATCTTTTCGGACCGTTTTGGGCCGAACCGTTTCTTGATCGCGGGAACGCTCCTGAACGGAATCGGCACGATCATCTATAGTTTGGCACCGAATGAGTCGATTCTGTTGATGGCCCGATTATTGGTGGGAATAGGCGATTCAACCATATGGATTAATTTGGTGTTGATCCTCAGCCAATGGTTTAAGGCCAAGGAGTTTATCGGCTTGATCGGCATGGCGGGCGTGAGCGGAAGCCTCGGTTTTCTGACGGCTACCGTTCCTTTTTCTTTGTGGATCGCCGCTACGAGTTGGCACGTACCGTTTTTGATAACGGGATGTATCCTGTGTTTGGTCGGAATCCTTTTATACTTCGTGCTCGTCGTCAACACCCGCAAAATGACGAAGGCGACTCCGTCCAACATGGCTTCTTCCGGTAAAGAAAAATTAAAACGGGAACCCACTTTGGTTTTGCTGCGGCGCATTTTCGCGCAAAGGCAAACCTGGGCGACGTTCTTCTGTCATTTCGGCCTTGTCGGAACGTATGTCGGCTTTATTGGGTCATGGGCTGTGCCATATGGAATGCACGTCTACGGAATGAGTCGTTCGGGTGCCAGCCAACTGATCATGATCGGACTGTTCGGCGCGATCCTGGGGGCTCCGCTTTCCAGCTGGATTTCAGGGCGTCTCGGATCCATCAAACGTCCGTACACGGTCGTTCATGTTGTCGTCTTTCTAAGCTGGGGCATTATTTTCTTGTCGGGCGGAAAGCCGCCGTTTATGCTGCTTGCCGTGCTTTTCTTCCTGATTGGGTTTGGAAATGGGGCGAGCTCATTAACGTTTGGGGTTGTGCGCGAATCCTTTGCCGTTCAAGAGGTCGGTGTCGTTTCGGGTATCGCGAATACCGGCGGATTCGTGAGTGCGGTTCTGCTGCCAAGCTTATTCGGCAAAGTTCTGGACCATTTTCAAAGCAGCTCGGTCGTTACAGGCTACCGCTATGGGATTTTGATTATCGTCTGCTTCACCTTGATCGGCCTTGTCGGATCCGTGTTGATTAAGGAACGCACCTTAGAGGATCGCCAAGCAGCAGCATAA
- the thrC gene encoding threonine synthase, whose amino-acid sequence MNYISTRGQVAPIGFIDAVLMGLADDGGLLVPEQMPRLPQEQLSSWQRLSYPELALEVFSLFVGDEIPRGDLKKLVDDSYSTFRHEEVTPVRRIRDDLHVLELFHGPTFAFKDVALQFLGNLYAYISAKTDSIIHILGATSGDTGASAIEGVRGKEGIRICILHPNGKVSKVQELQMTTVDDANVLNLAVEGTFDDCQRIIKEIFAEVEFKHKYHLRAINSINIARILAQTVYYFYAYFRLAEQGHAGKVNFSVPTGNFGDIFAGYLAQKMGLPVGKLILATNENNILERFVKEGVYQPGEFRSTYSPSMDIQVASNFERYLYYLYGEDTAVVNSMMAAFKKEGRIVIPQDKLNLVQADFAAYGVQNDECLDAIAKYHEESKYLLDPHTACGIAAADALASEGQVTVTLSTAHPAKFDEAIQLRSIKQTFPDPIQALFDKPQFHTVVEGSNEAVKARLEKFF is encoded by the coding sequence ATGAACTACATCAGCACGCGGGGCCAGGTGGCTCCCATTGGATTTATCGACGCCGTACTTATGGGGCTGGCGGATGACGGCGGATTGCTCGTACCCGAGCAAATGCCCCGCTTGCCGCAGGAGCAGCTTTCATCTTGGCAGCGACTTTCTTATCCGGAACTCGCGCTTGAAGTTTTCTCGTTGTTCGTGGGAGATGAAATTCCGCGCGGCGATCTGAAAAAGCTGGTTGACGACAGCTACTCGACCTTCCGTCATGAGGAAGTAACGCCGGTGCGCCGCATTCGGGACGATTTGCACGTGCTGGAGCTGTTCCACGGCCCGACTTTCGCGTTTAAAGACGTGGCCCTGCAATTCCTGGGCAACCTGTATGCCTACATTTCGGCGAAAACCGATTCGATCATCCATATCCTTGGCGCGACTTCCGGAGATACGGGAGCTTCCGCCATCGAGGGCGTTCGCGGTAAGGAAGGCATCCGGATCTGCATCCTTCACCCCAACGGCAAGGTGAGCAAGGTCCAAGAGTTGCAAATGACCACGGTGGACGACGCCAACGTGCTGAACTTGGCGGTGGAAGGCACTTTCGACGACTGCCAGCGCATCATCAAGGAAATTTTCGCCGAGGTAGAATTCAAACATAAATACCACCTGCGGGCGATCAACTCCATTAACATCGCCAGGATTTTGGCCCAGACGGTGTATTACTTCTACGCCTATTTCCGGCTGGCCGAGCAGGGACATGCCGGCAAAGTCAATTTCAGCGTCCCAACGGGCAACTTCGGCGACATTTTCGCGGGATATCTGGCACAGAAGATGGGGCTGCCGGTCGGCAAGCTCATTCTGGCGACGAACGAAAATAACATCCTGGAGCGTTTCGTGAAGGAAGGCGTTTATCAGCCCGGCGAGTTCCGCAGCACCTATAGCCCTTCCATGGACATTCAGGTGGCAAGCAACTTCGAGCGTTACTTATATTACCTCTACGGTGAGGACACCGCGGTCGTCAATTCCATGATGGCCGCGTTCAAAAAAGAAGGCCGCATCGTAATTCCGCAGGACAAGCTGAACCTCGTGCAAGCCGATTTCGCCGCGTATGGCGTGCAGAATGACGAATGCTTGGATGCGATCGCGAAGTACCACGAAGAGAGCAAGTACCTTCTCGATCCGCATACCGCTTGCGGTATCGCGGCAGCCGATGCGCTCGCGTCGGAAGGGCAAGTGACGGTCACCCTGTCGACGGCGCACCCGGCCAAGTTCGATGAGGCGATTCAACTGCGCAGCATCAAGCAGACGTTCCCGGATCCGATCCAAGCCTTGTTCGACAAGCCGCAGTTCCATACCGTCGTCGAGGGAAGCAACGAAGCGGTCAAAGCTCGATTGGAGAAGTTTTTCTAA